A genomic region of Plasmodium malariae genome assembly, chromosome: 14 contains the following coding sequences:
- the PmUG01_14021000 gene encoding conserved Plasmodium protein, unknown function, translating into MYPENEVERLILLVGEKINKSAEQLKPFIKLIVEENWIDSLESLKNLSDDEWNRLRLPIRLVDEIKRELGLVKGEDKKKENDELSESNSPSRNKNKKNDTLIINKKMKKEVKDDVKYRHGQREDSEKSNNNFRKHGISINSNFEQRIHTSNLCHNKKVERKCADMSKLENKSTLNHSVIKCNMEKLEYLIKNDVKDIQKEDVFYLSYENDNSGCISYSEEKVRTINSINETEKLKIIDINDLKSIIPILCKIVKNILINPNIINTRILKSTNDIMKNKILKYKETKIFLLSIGFVQMHTFYVMERVDTLLLLCVYESLQNVIKDTIKISSPLKATFDPFKSNIICVDNLKKGELKSDEQIDKLLKNKKEQVEKLMNQSVELNPKIYLYNKSSNINAIERSNGNNEANEGGNDTTNTRAHAAENKGEHIVTNKIFNSYDSDEDESTGDLTHLIPNIKNLYKEQTFKSKTKLELEKISSRKMYYKSVLKILFPDSYVLEMSFSAGTLIKEVNANIKKFLNNSVASREWYIYETPGICKFDPHKKLSDYNLIPHALLRFKVDDKCICSGDSSFLSEEAIAKYFFKS; encoded by the exons ATGTACCCAGAAAATGAGGTTGAGCGATTAATACTACTTGTTggggaaaaaattaacaaaagtGCAGAACAGCTAAAGCCATTCATTAAACTTATCGTAGAAGAGAATTGGATTGACTCCTTAGAGAGCTTAAAAAATCTAAGTGATGATGAATGGAATAGGTTAAGACTACCTATACGACTGGTAGATGAAATTAAAAGAGAATTAGGACTTGTAAAGGGagaagataaaaagaaagaaaatgaTGAATTAAGTGAATCAAATTCTCCaagtagaaataaaaataaaaagaatgatacattgattataaataaaaaaatgaagaaagaaGTAAAGGACGACGTTAAATATAGGCATGGTCAAAGGGAAGATAGCGAAAAGAGCAACAATAACTTTAGAAAACATGGCATTTCAATTAATAGCAATTTTGAGCAAAGGATTCACACTTCAAATCTATGTCATAATAAAAAGGTTGAGAGAAAATGTGCCGATATGTCTAAATTGGAAAACAAGAGTACACTAAACCACTCTGtcataaaatgtaatatggaaaaattagaatacttaattaaaaatgatgtaAAAGATATTCAGAAAGAAgatgttttttatttgtcATATGAGAATGACAATTCTGGTTGCATTAGTTATTCAGAAGAAAAAGTCAGAACAATTAATAGTATTAATGAAactgaaaaattaaaaataattgatatTAACGATTTAAAAAGCATAATTCCAATTTTGtgtaaaatagtaaaaaatattttaataaatccaaatataataaacacaAGAATTTTGAAGTCAACAAAtgatattatgaaaaataaaatattaaaatataaagagacaaaaatttttttattatccatTGGTTTTGTTCAAATGCATACTTTTTATGTAATGGAAAGAGTTGATACATTACTATTGCTGTGTGTTTATGAAAGTTTGCAAAATGTAATTAAGGatactataaaaattagTAGTCCCCTCAAAGCAACCTTCGATCCTTTTAAATCTAACATAATTTGCGtggataatttaaaaaaggggGAGCTAAAAAGCGATGAGCAGATAGATAAgctactaaaaaataaaaaggagcaagtagaaaaattaatgaatcaGTCGGTTGAATTAAACCccaaaatatacttatataataaaagttcAAACATAAATGCAATCGAACGTTCGAATGGAAATAATGAAGCAAATGAAGGGGGAAATGATACGACAAATACACGTGCACATGCGGCTGAAAATAAAGGTGAACATATAGTtacaaacaaaatttttaattcttacGATTCCGATGAAGATGAGAGTACAGGAGATCTAACGCATCTTATAccaaatattaaaaatttatataaagaacaAACGTTTAAGTCTAAGACTAAATTAGAACTGGAAAAAATATCCAGCAGAAAAATGTATTACAAATccgttttaaaaatattgttccCGGATTCGTATGTACTGGAAATGTCCTTTTCCGCCGGAACCTTAATAAAAGAAGTGaatgcaaatataaaaaag tttttaaaCAATTCAGTCGCATCAAGAGAATGGTACATATATGAAACACCAGGAATATGTAAATTTGATCCCCACAAAAAACTGTCCGATTACAATCTGATTCCTCACGCCCTTTTGAGATTTAAAGTAGATGACAAATGCATCTGTTCTGGTGATAGTTCTTTCTTATCTGAAGAAGCCATTgcaaagtatttttttaaatcataa
- the PmUG01_14021100 gene encoding small heat shock protein, putative — translation MVMSDVKKENSRKEEDRVVESSGLFDNFFESMYEQMHRIDEYQKDMSRMMNSLRGHYLNNDFSKYFPSRRSLLDYDFRNNRSTDLFLSKPKYLFREGHRSIPPMDIIDKEKEIEIKMDVPGLNKDNVQINLYNGQLEISGGCKKTEEQKDEQHRYYVKERSESSFYRSFALPENVCEDDIKATFKDGVLKIDIPKKDVIPEKKKKIEIE, via the coding sequence ATGGTAATGAGTGATGTGAAGAAGGAAAACTCACGTAAGGAAGAAGATCGAGTTGTGGAAAGTAGCGGATTATTCGATAACTTTTTTGAAAGTATGTATGAGCAAATGCATAGGATTGATGAATATCAAAAGGACATGAGTAGAATGATGAATTCTTTAAGAGGTCATTATTTGAATAATGATTTTTCGAAATATTTTCCTAGCAGGAGATCACTTTTAGACTATgattttagaaataatagaAGTACTGACCTATTTTTATCTAAACCAAAATATCTTTTTAGAGAAGGGCACAGGAGTATACCACCCATGGATATTATAGATAAAGAGAAAGAAATTGAGATAAAAATGGATGTTCCAGGtttaaataaagataatGTGCAAATAAACTTATACAATGGTCAATTGGAAATTAGCGGTGGTTGTAAGAAAACAGAAGAACAGAAGGACGAACAACACAGATATTATGTAAAAGAGCGATCAGAGTCATCCTTTTATAGATCCTTTGCCTTACCAGAAAATGTTTGTGAGGATGATATTAAAGCTACATTTAAAGATGGCgttttaaaaattgatatTCCCAAAAAGGACGTTATtccggaaaaaaaaaaaaaaattgaaattgaATGA
- the PmUG01_14021200 gene encoding conserved Plasmodium protein, unknown function, producing the protein MSNKLSFCLKCIVLLINIFLTKNKIIHINKIKLFPCFIKNVLPHRQKDSPVVQSRLIRKHKHASYILKKKDNPLKLSKEENISKESSTLDYLSKFLDSTLNRKYEYMNNSLNTNFTINNLVNYLERNGITLQNIKFTEHSRKSYAYTKNRIYDFIEEHKVQVNENFEKQVKGENNNKSNKENGSEKIKYKPNGDNYTYTSDDDNIILCMNAKREIKKSEVICSIPNSYIINFDHVINQIQNFVNSFSNSYNVNYIKYIFKNNMEEQVKELDPLAILMYDIYTRHISFLSFMKSPHIYLKYWDIKLTLIITYIYFISKYVNILLYAYNFNNTFFLLLNKYFEEIEEKRDLCKNELHIKEQTMFLEKNNNILHINDKADKAFPLNFHHMKEINSMLHANSYATLKNEKSFLFYKNYEYYINYIVNKKMLSHLPLFFSDSSFFLFNNTNIKNIIYFRRQMIHEIVNLYKNNENNDYNFLFIHSDIIDRILFTNNKYYSQIEHYLKNCNTCRKTQNLYISKLQHVHMVDQNELYKFILLGSDYSNVQKQNLNHDHKNYSYYKDTFNQIGINSNPISGEENFSNGKCNHLNDNFEHIIRSVTYDSSLFKSFDELFNYNFLMHIYSYVSSHVIKIKSDIILIGDKKKNEIIKQEDEENGHYNNLKDNILNSSIKMTISDYKVAEQFSVKECSKYDFSEYEKKEKEDENRYMCLIPIIDICNHRNLFTNSIIKKEIKQIRKKKFYQTRGYRTDENSKTYHNYDGSVCVSQTNNISIKKKEVNEISEESAYEDKPEEKTFEEHEKNTNKNNDNNNNDNNNNNNSSNSSSSNSSSSNSSSNSRCNSDTNDNNSVKDSPTDNVYNVELISSEDIGVDEEITISYGKLSNDLLLLEYGFIEKKSTRIYFHFDVKIIREIIIQILGFDKLPLIMLESLPQVKVELFKLLNIIPHNDNVYERFDINNAENAKITRKKKEILNDYVRKNKYFNEYNIFTMKERINKFYIDEKLHHSQQKKYFYIGTDNIIDPILLAVIRIIIYDDLNHLSKIDINDLLKWEQYLSVSSEIIVLHVLIKLIDEIIYEQFYDINYEKALKEGMLKYADLKFLQNKFLQGNLFNSDKSINVFEHNNFNIVLYKIMKLKELQNAKIKLTQKYKHMKNLLKN; encoded by the coding sequence ATGAGTAACAAATTATCATTTTGCTTAAAATGTATAGTACTactcataaatatatttctaaccaaaaataagataatacatataaataaaataaaattgtttccatgttttataaaaaatgttttgcCTCATAGGCAAAAGGACTCTCCAGTTGTGCAGAGTAGACTTATTCGAAAGCATAAACATGCTTcctatatattgaaaaagaaagacAATCCTTTAAAATTATCTAAGGAGGAAAATATAAGCAAAGAAAGTAGTACATTAGACTATTTAAGTAAATTCTTAGATAGCACATTGAACAGAAAATAcgaatatatgaataattctCTAAATACTAATTTTACTATAAATAACTTGGTCAACTATTTAGAGAGAAATGGGATAACATTACAAAACATTAAATTTACTGAACATAGTCGGAAAAGCTATGCATACACAAAAAATAGAATCTATGATTTTATAGAAGAACATAAGGTTCAAGTTAacgaaaattttgaaaaacaaGTGAAAGGggagaataataataaaagtaacaaAGAAAATGGTAGTGAAAAGATCAAATATAAACCTAATGGTGATAACTATACTTATACAAGTGACgatgataatataatactCTGCATGAACGCAAAaagagaaattaaaaaatcgGAAGTAATATGTAGCATTCCTAATTCatacattattaattttgatcATGTAATAAAccaaattcaaaattttgtaaattctttttctaattcttataatgtaaattatataaaatatatatttaagaataacATGGAAGAACAAGTAAAAGAATTAGATCCTCTTGCAATTTTAATGTATGATATATACACAAGACATATTAGTTTCCTTTCTTTTATGAAATCAccacatatttatttaaaatactgGGATATCAAATTAACattaataattacatatatatattttatttcaaaatatgtaaacatCCTACTTTATGCTTATAACTTTAATAACACCTTTTTCCTCTTattgaataaatattttgaagaaatagaagaaaaaagggatttatgtaaaaatgaacTTCATATAAAGGAACAAACAATGTTTCTtgagaaaaataacaatatattacACATAAATGATAAAGCAGATAAAGCATTTCCCTTAAACTTCCATCATATGAAGGAAATAAATTCAATGCTTCACGCAAACTCATACGCTACacttaaaaatgaaaaaagttttttgttttataaaaattatgaatattatatcaattacattgtaaataaaaaaatgttaagtCATTTGCCCTTGTTCTTTTCCgattcttccttttttctctttaataatacaaatattaaaaatattatatattttagaagACAGATGATTCATGAAATAGTAAATCTGTACAAAaacaatgaaaataatgattataattttctatttatcCACTCAGATATTATAGAtagaattttatttacaaataacaaatattattctcAAATTGAAcactatttaaaaaactgTAACACTTGTAGAAAAACTCAAaatctatatatttcaaaattgcAACATGTCCACATGGTTGATCagaatgaattatataaattcattttacttGGATCAGATTACTCTAACGTACAGAAACAGAATTTAAATCATGATCACAAAAATTACTCTTACTATAAGGATACATTTAATCAAATTGGGATAAACAGTAACCCCATAAGTGGCGAAGAAAATTTCTCCAATGGCAAATGTAATCACCTAAATGACAACTTTGAACACATCATTAGATCGGTTACTTACGATTCTTCCCTATTTAAATCGTTTGATGAACTTTTCAATTACAACTTTTTGATgcacatatattcatatgtttCTTCCcatgttataaaaataaaaagcgacataattttaattggagataagaaaaaaaatgaaataataaaacaagaGGACGAAGAAAATGGGCATTATAACAACttaaaagataatattttaaacagTAGCATAAAAATGACGATCAGTGATTATAAAGTTGCTGAGCAGTTTAGTGTAAAGGAATGTTCTAAATATGATTTTAgcgaatatgaaaaaaaagaaaaagaagatgaAAACAGATATATGTGTTTAATACCTATAATAGATATTTGCAATCATAGGAATCTTTTCACGAATTCTATTATTAAGAAGGAAATCAAGCaaattaggaaaaaaaaattctaccAAACACGTGGTTACAGAACTGATGAGAACAGCAAAACGTATCACAATTATGATGGCAGTGTATGTGTTAGCCAGACGAACAATATttcgataaaaaaaaaggaagtaaATGAAATTTCAGAAGAGAGTGCATATGAAGACAAGCCAGAGGAAAAGACGTTTGAAGAGCACGAAAAAAATACGAATAagaataatgataataataataatgataataataataataataacagtagtaacagtagcagtagtaacagtagcagtagtaacAGTAGCAGTAACAGCAGGTGTAACAGTGACACTAATGATAATAACAGTGTGAAAGATTCACCAACTGACAATGTTTATAATGTCGAGTTAATCAGCTCAGAAGATATAGGGGTTGATGAAGAAATTACAATAAGCTACGGGAAGCTGAGTAATGATCTTTTACTACTGGAATATGgatttatagaaaaaaaaagtacaagaatttatttccattttgatgtgaaaataataagagagataattatacaaatattagGGTTTGATAAATTACCTCTTATAATGCTAGAGAGTTTACCACAGGTTAAAGTAGAActgtttaaattattaaatattattcctCATAATGATAATGTATATGAGAGGTTTGATATTAATAATGCTGAGAACGCAAAaattacaagaaaaaaaaaagaaatattaaatgattatgtacgcaaaaataaatattttaatgaatataatatatttacaatgaAAGAACGtattaacaaattttatattgaTGAAAAACTTCACCATTCTcaacagaaaaaatatttctacatAGGTACTGATAACATAATAGATCCCATCCTATTAGCTGTTAtcagaattattatttatgatgATTTAAATCATCTTTCCAAAATTGATATAAATGACTTATTAAAATGGGAACAATACTTATCAGTAAGCTCTGAAATAATCGTGCTAcatgttttaattaaattaattgatgaaattatttatgaacaattttacgatattaattatgaaaaagcaTTAAAAGAAGGCATGCTTAAATATGCTGATTTAAAATtcttacaaaataaatttttgcaaggaaatttatttaactcAGACAAATCCATAAATGTTTTTGAAcacaataattttaacattgttttatacaaaattatgaaaCTTAAAGAACTgcaaaatgcaaaaattaagcttacacaaaaatataaacatatgaaaaatcttttaaaaaattaa
- the CYC4 gene encoding cyclin, putative, with amino-acid sequence MINDIILINTENVKTPSEEKNVTKSDELKLRIYGCQLLQEAGIILKLKAVTIATGQVLFHRFYFKKSLTDYDVKIIAPASLYLSCKLEENFCRVYKIISTFYFLYKYEDLKSKHYYFDLKNIKLEHFKIDIESQEYKNMKVDIYTYELLILKEIGFLVHKIIQHPHLFLLPYIHSLFNNLNKFDGDITKKLAQIAWGFLNDSMRTTLCCEYQPRCIAVASIFLASYKLNIPLIKSTNWFKLFDVEYDDIKRICIRILQLYKIGRCQYIDVLTKK; translated from the exons atgataaatgatataatattaatcaatactgaaaatgtaaaaactCCAAGTGAAGAAAAGAATGTTACAAAAAGTGATGAATTAAAATTGAGAATATACGGATGCCAGTTATTACAAGAAGCtggaataattttaaaactgAAGGCTGTGACAATAGCAACTGGCCAGGTTTTGTTTCatcgtttttattttaaaaaatcgcTTACTGATTATGACGTGAAG ATTATAGCTCCCGCATCACTCTACTTGTCTTGTAAATTAGAAGAGAACTTTTGTCgtgtttataaaataattagcaccttttattttttatataaatatgaagatTTAAAGAGCAAACACTATTATTTTGATCTGAAAAATATCAAGTTAGAGCATTTTAAGATAGACATAGAATCGCAA gaatataaaaatatgaaggtTGATATTTATACTTACGAACTTCTGATATTAAAAGAGATTGGATTTTTagttcataaaataattcaacatccgcatttatttcttttaccTTATATTCATTCTCTTTTTAACAACTTGAACAAATTTGACGGtgatataacaaaaaaattagcaCAAATTGCGTGGggatttttaaatgatag taTGCGAACAACCCTTTGCTGTGAATATCAGCCACGCTGTATAGCAGTCGCTAGCATTTTCCTAGCTTCttacaaattaaatataccattaattaaa AGCACGAATTGGTTCAAGCTATTTGATGTAGAATACGATgacataaaaagaatatgcaTCCGAATTTTGCAACTGTACAAAATAG GACGCTGTCAGTATATAGAtgttttaacaaaaaaataa